The Cervus canadensis isolate Bull #8, Minnesota chromosome 5, ASM1932006v1, whole genome shotgun sequence genome contains the following window.
ACCGCCCGGACGGCGGCGCCGGGGCCCTGCAGCACGGCTTCCTGCTCCGCGACCCCCGCGACAGCCCCGACACCCGGCAAGCGCTGCTGGCGCTGCTGGACGCCTGCCCCGAGGCCCCGCGCCCGCGCCTGGCCGAGTTCTCCGGCGACCCGCTCTGCCAGCTGTGGCGGCGCCCCTGGGAGCGGCGGGACGGCCGGGGCTGGCGGCAGCTGGGCGGCGAGCGCGTGGGGCCCGCCCCGGAGCCCAAGCTACACCCGGTGGTGCCCGACCTGCCCAGCGCCGGGGTCTTCCCGCACCGGGAGGCCGCCCGCGCCGTCTTGGAGGCGGTAAGAAGTCAGGTCCCTTCCCAGCGCTCAGGGACCCCCCGCAGCAGGGACGTGGAGGCAGTGGGCTCTCCCGGGGCGGGGGCTGGCCTGTCCCGACCTCTTCTGCCTCTTTGCTCCTGTTAGCAGATAGGGTGGTGAAGGCAGCCGCTGTGCCAGCCGCTGTTTAGACCCGGGGGTCTTTCCGGATTCTTGCCCGCCAGGACCCCCAACCCAGCTGGATGTCAGTGGGAAGCTGACATCTAAGCAGGAGCCGTGGGGTGcccgggaggggaggggagaggcggcTGGCTGTGCGCAAGAGCTGTGCCATCTCAGAAGCAGTTATCAGGTTCTAGGAGGTCGGAGTGTAGAGAAGAAGGCTTGAGTTTGGGGGTTGGAGAAAGTTAGACTTCAGTGGTGCCCGCCTGCTTGCTGGCAGCTACTTATTTCGTGTGTAACACACCTGCCTCGCGGTGTTAGGACAAAGAATCAGAGGTGCTTGGTGCGGGATGGCTGACATTCTGGCCGCAGCCTATAGGCAGGTACTGAGGCTGGACTCTTGTATCTTAGATACATTTTAGGAACTCGGGATTATTTCTGAGCGCTTACAATTGCAAAACCTGGGTTTGGATCCAGACGCTGGTATttattgagcttcccaggtggtgctgctggtaaagaactcacctgccaatgcaggagacttgagagactccgattggatccctaggttgggaagattccctggaggagggcttggcaacccactccagtattcttgcctggagaatcccatggacaggggagcctgaccggctacagtccacagggtcgcagagttggacactactgaagcaacttagcaggcactgGTATTTATGACCTGTGTCACTTTCAATGAATTTCTTAAGCGTTTCTTTGCCGTGGTTTCCCTAATCCGTAGATGGGGTTAATAACAATAGCGCTCTCGTAGAGTTGTCTTGAAGAGGGGCCAAGTTGATACTCCCAACGCACTTAGAATATTGCCTTGCTCAGAGAAAGCACATAAGAAAAGAACACGCCCGGGCCTCTCTGTTAGAGATGCTGAGTACACAGTGAGGTCAGGAACAGGTCAGAACCTTGAAGCCCAGAGACCCGCAGCAGTTGGCACTCTGCTGAGCCCTTGAGTGCTCAGGAACAGACAGGGTGCTGACTGCTTTCCTTGGAGCCTCCAGTGGTGCTGATTCCGCACGTTTGTGACCCAGGGTCCATGGTCCACTGCCGCCGCGAGACACTGCTCTGCAGTCAGGCATCTCTCCCGtccttcctcctctgggggaggcTGGTCCGTGAGAATTGCAGGCCGAGTGGTCCCGACACTTACTGCCTGTTTGAGCCTCCACTGCATCATAAAATAAACCGATCCTGCCCTTTCTGAGGTTCAGAATGCTTTGCACTTTGGCATGGTGCCAAACACAACTCTGCCGTATCTGCCCCGGGCAGTCTTCTCAGCAGTTAGACGGAGCTGCTGCCCCGGCCCCGTGGCCCTGCTGCTGACATGTGGATATTGCTTTCCAGTGCACGTCCTTCATTCCTGAAGCCCAGGCAGTGCTCGACCTGGTGGACCAGTGCCCAGAGCAGGTCCAGAAAGGAAGGTTCCCCGTTATTGTCATTGAGGGCCTGGATGCCACAGGTAAGAGGATGTCACCTGCTGGTACTAGGCAGTGAGATTAACAGATCAGTTGCAGAAATAGACGGGTCTTGGCAAGCAAAATTTATTGAGGGTTCAACTCATAAGCCTCCTGTGAGCCTCTGTTGTGTGCCAGGGACGGAGTGAAGCTGGCTTGGGATGAAATATGGATAACTTCCAGGGGAGCTGAGCCTCGGGTGCCCCCGTGAACACTGGGGAATGCAACCCCCGTGGTGTGGGAGAGGAGGGGTGGGTCATGGTCTGGCAGAGCTTGGAGGggtggatccctggattggattTTTAGCAGGACAGGCGCTGGTCGGGTGAGGAAGGTGGGAGAGATCCTCCAGACAGAAGAAATGGCAGCGTGCAGGCAGTTGGAGTCTTGGAGTGGCCCAGTGCGGACAGGAACCGCGGGAGCAAAGTTTGGGAAAACTAGGGAGTGGAGGGGAGAAGACTTCAAAGCTGCCACACAGGCGTCAGAATGCAAGAGATGTGCCCACACTTGGCCCAGAacacagcagcaggaggagggtgGCCCAAGGGCAGGGCAGACCCGGGAGAGCCAGTGCTGTGAGGCTCCGTGGGAGGCTATCTCTTTCTGTGTCCCCTGACTGAGGAGGGGAATGAGGGCCTGGGAGCTGATGCCAGAGTTTCTCATTAGTTTGTAAACCAGTGAGGTGACCATTTTGTtttggctcagactgtaaagaatttgcctgcaatgcaggagacctgggttccatccctgggtggggaagatgccctggaggagggaaaggctacccactccagtattctggcctggagaatccccgtggtcagaggagcctggagggctacagtccatggggttgaaaagagttggacacggctgagcaactgaacacaacatACATTCTATTAATagcgcttcccaggtgacactagtggtaaaggacccacctgccaatgcaggagacatgagagacatgggttcaatccttgggtcagtaagatcccctgaatCGAACCCACCCaggtgttcttgcctagaaaatgccatagtcagaggagcctggcgggctacagtctgtggggtctctagagccagacacaactgaagtgacttaggacagAGGTCAGATGGATTCTGTTAACACCAGTAGAGGAATCCCAAGTTCCTAAGGgtcagcaattttttaaaaaaataaagaatcataTTATTTAATCCACTCCTAAGTTTTATAGGTAGAAAAATTGTCTTTGCTCTTTCTGAGTTGCTGTTAACTTTGGGGAGAGATACCGTGGCCTTGGTTAAGATCTGCTGTATTTTGTATGTGACCTGCAGGTAAAACCACCGTGACCCAGTCAGTTTCAGATTCACTCAAGGCTGTTCTCTTGAAGTCACCACCCTCTTGCATCAGCCAGTGGAGGAAAACCTTTGATGATGAACCAACTATCATTAGAAGAGCTTTTTACTCTTTGGGCAATTATATTGTGGCTTCTGAAATAGCTAAAGAATCTACCAAATCTCCTGTGATTGTCGACAGGTATTTGTAATGTTGCCTTGAATTTggcatttttttcctaatgtatgtgtgtgtgtgtgtgtgtgtctgtgtgtccgtgtagtgtacatatgtatatgcaatTGTGTTTAAGCCAAACTATATTATGATAATAGTAGGAATAATGTCTATGATTTATTAGCCTATACCATTGGCTGGCATTTTGCCAAGAACATTCCACAGACTATCCTAAACTCTGGAACAATTACTCCTACTTGGATACTGAAACTGCTAATGAGAAACACAGGTCTTAGAAAAGTTAAGTAGCTTGCCAAAGTGAGAATGCTGGAAATGCCATGTTGGGAATATTAACAAAGGTCCCTACTTCACAAGTCGAGCTTTCAGTGACTCATTTGCTTATTGGTTTGTTCACCAAACATATATTGGGTGTTTACTATTTGCCAAAGACTTCTTGATTTAGGGGATTCGGTGGGGAATGAGCTAGAAAATTCCTTGCTTTCATGGAGCAGACGTTGTGCTGAAGGAGAAGATGACAGTCCAGCACGTGGATGTGTAAGATAATAATCAGAAAATGGTAAGTACTGTGAGAAGAGAGTGCAAGGTCGTGTGGTGGAGGAGGGCTGACCCCCCGCTAGATGTGGCTTAGTAAGGCCTGTGTGAGGAGGTGCCATTGGCCTGAGCTGTGAGTGACCCTGGAAAGACAGACGTGGAAAATTGTGGAGTAAAAACTTTGCTGGAGGGGGATGCAAGAGCAAAGTGTAGAGACAGGAAGAAGGGACCATGTTCCAGGGCTGGAAACAGGCCAGGAGAACTTCTGGACAAGTGTCTGCTATCTGGATGGATAAAAAACCAGACAGATCAGCAGTGTCTGTGGCTGTGATAAAGTGtgtggattttattctgagtgcAAAGGGGAGCCTTGGGAAGGTTTCATATAATAAGAGTGACATAGGGTGAGTTATATTTTAACTTcccataaataaaaaaaatgcttttaaagtgcCACAAAAATAGACAACAGGTACAACAAGCAAGTCGTACTAGGGTTAAAGTCACCAGGAATCGgtgaaatgagaattaaaatgacGATGAGGTCCCAGTTTCCTCTCATCGGGGTAGTGAGCCCTGATTGAAAAGGTCTGAGCTGGAGATGTTATGGATCAGTAGAAACACGTGTGGTGCTGGTGGGAGTGGGTACCTGCCTGGTGACGTGGGTAGCAATTTGAGAAGATGTAGCAAAGTGGAAGATTTAAGCAGATTCTTGTATCTCCTGGAGAAGTACCAAGAGAGTCTATttcagctttgttcataatactGAAAACCTTGAAAAACCAATAGGCATCAgcagaagaaagtaaataaatactggCGTATTTATAGACTGGCGTGTCCTGTAGCTGTGTACATGAGTACGATATGTCGATGTGTCTAAGTTACAAAACCAtcatttcaaatgaaagaaatcaagttaCAGAAAGATGTTCAGTAGACTGCATgcaaaataataggaaaaaaataccatAGAAAGGGctggagggtggagggtgggaggaaagttcaagagggaggggacatacgtgtgcatgcatgcatgcatgcgaagttgcttcagtcatgtctgactcttggcaactttgtggactgtagtccaccaggctcctctgtccatgggattcttcaggcaagagtactggagtgggttgccatgccctcctccagtgtgatcttcctgacccagggataggacccacatctcttacatctcctacattggcaagagggttctttaccacttctgCCATCCGGGAAGTTCTGGAATGTGAATACTTATGGCTAATTCACACTGTTGTAgtctgaaaccaacacaacatggtaaggcaattatcctcccattaaaaattaaagacaaaagggCTGGAAAGGTGTTGACCATTCAATTTAGGAGAGTGCCGTCCCCTGGGAAGGAGAGAGATACAGTTGACAGGGAGGGCCACAAGACTTTGATAGCAGCTGAATTCATCCTAAGCTTTTCTCCCATGTACATCTTACTGTTCCTGCTGCaatgtttcttatttttggaAAGATGAGCGATTGCATTAAAGTCTGACAAGTGTTAAGGGAAGAGAGGTAATTGTAAATGGAAGCCTCAAGGAATTTCAAGAAGTGAACACAGCCGAGGACAACCTGCACCCACGTCGTGACTTAGAACCTTACTCCACCCTGTAAGTCCTTCCTTTTCAGTCCTTCCCCTGGTGGGAACATGGCCTTGATTATCCATCCCTGGATCTTATTTGTTCTGCTTGTTCTTGAACAGTCTACACAGGCAGATAGACTTCGAGTGCCATTTGCATCTGACTTCATGCCACCTGTGAGCTTTGTCGCTGTTGCCACAGCCATTCTTTCATACAGCTTTGTTTGCCCACGTGTGTTACTAATCCTGGTTGGTTTGCCCAGAGCTCCCCAAGCCAAACCCTGAGCCTCTGTTTGCAGCAAAGAAAGACTGTATTCACCAGGTCACCAAGCTAGGAGATGGGAGAGAATCTCAGGTCCACCTTCTCCAAAGCGAGGGGCTCAGATATTTATGGGATAAAGATGCATGGTACTCTGAGGTGTGGTGAGTGAAGtggtcactcagttctgtccgactctttgcgaccccatggactatatagtccatggaattcgccaggccagaatactggagtgggtagcctttcccttctccaggggatcttcccaacccagggatcaaacccaggtctcccgcatttcaggcagattctttaccagcacaAGGGAAGCCTTTGTGGTCTTGAGGTGTTGGGAGCCTGGGAAAAGGTGATAGCAAGTAGGGGAAAGGTGAGGTGATGATACAGTGCAGGTATGACCAAGCATGTCCAGAGAAGGGCCACATAGTTGACATTTTTGGCCTTCTGACATCAAAAGGTAGCTGACCACTCACTACCTTGGGAGGGTCAGTGGTCCCAACCAGTCCAAAGCCTGGAGCTTGAATCGCACACCACTGACTCCACTCCAGCTTGGGCAAACATCTCAAGACTCCTAGGACCAAGATGCTATCAATAGGGGTGGAGAAGGATCTTGTTACTTATTGTTTAGGCTAAGTGATGCTTATAGAACATACAGGGGTTTGTGAAAACAGTTAAATCAGGCTTGATCAGTCAAGGCAGGTTACAGTTTGTTATTTATTAAGCAAGTTACAGTTGAATGGACCTAGCTGATGCTGGCCCTCAGTTTCCCGTGTGTGCCTCTGTTGCCTAGaatcccaggagtgggattgcaaggGTGCAGGGGGCTTAGGTGTACTCACCTGGAGGAGGTGCCACAAAAAAGTGCTGAAGTGGTTGAAACTTTACAGCACCCTCCCCCCCCACAGTGGTGTCCGAGAATTCCCTTCGACTCACATCTTGGTCAACATTTAGCATTGCTGGTCTTCCACTATAACTAGTCCAACTTTTCCACTGTTCCTGGTGGGAACGTTAGTCATTTAAAAGCTATAGCCAGAATATGGAAGcgacccaaatgtccatccacagaggaatggataaagaagttcagttcagttcagtcgctcagtcgtgtccaactctttgcgaccccatggactgcagcacgccaggcttccctgtcccatcaccagctcccggagcttgctcaaactcaatgtctattgagtcggtgatgccataaagataaagaagatgagcacatatatacaatagagtattacttagccatgaaaaggaatggaattgggtcatttgtagagacgtggatgggcctaaagagtgaagtaagtcagaaagagaaaaacaaatattgtatattagtgcatctagaaaaatggtacagatggcCCAATTTGCAGGGcctgcagatgtagagaacggacGTGTGGACAAAAAGTGGGGGaagaggggtgggaggaattgggaaatTGCGATTGACAGGTACATGTAAACacgaccatgtgtaaaatggatgcGTAGTGGGAAGCTGCGTTATAGCTCAGGGAGCTCGGctcggtgccctgtgatgacctagaggggtgagacgCGGGagaggtccaaaagggaggggatatatgtgtatatatgtatatagttgattcacatccttgtacagcagaagctagcATAGTATTCTGAAGCAATTATactgcaattttaaataaaagctaaTTGCCacacctggaaatagaacttctaCCTCTTCACATGTCTTTCTCCGTGCAAAAGAGACAGatacctgcatatctgaaatttcaTAAAGAGATCACTCTGTATATTGAGAATGAAGTGTGAGGTGGTGATTGAGGGGGAGAGATGAAAACAGTAGAAATTAGTTAGCAGGCCTTCACTGTCGTCTCAGCTCTAGTACCAGTGGGTACTTTTGACTGTGGGGATGGCAAGATAGCTATTTCAGAGTCGGCAAGTCCCAAAGGGTCCTAGAGGAAGGGAAAGGCTTTGCTTTCTACTGTGGGACTTCATCACCTGTGGGATGTTTTCAGCCTGTTGTTAAAGTGTCCGGATTTACTGCACTGATATCTTTTTTGTGACACAGTCCCCTTTATCTTGCAGAGAAAGACTAGGCTTTTCCTAATGAAGTGTGACTCCACGAAGCATATTATTTCCTGAGATGTCCCCAGACGAGTAGCACTGGCTCCTGCATGGAGGCAGACGCTTGTTCTTGACACCCTAATTCCTTATCTGTTCCCTGCTGaccagaatttgaaaaagaatagatacatgtaactgaatcaccttgctgtactcctgaaactaacatagcatagTTAActaactctcagttcagttcagtcgctcagtcgtgtccgactctttgcgaccccatgaatcgcagcacgccaggcctccctgtccgtcaccaactcccagagttgactcaaactcatgcccatcgagtcggtgatgccatccagccatctcatcctctgtcgtccccttctcctcctgctcctaatccctcccagcatcagggtcttttccaatgaatcaactcttcgcatgaggtggccaaagtactggagtttcagcttcagcttcagtccttccaatgaacacccaggactgatctcctcaaCTTTactccagtggaaaaaaaaaaaaaaaaaagattcgtGATGAATATCCAATGAGTTGATGTAGGCGGACATGCATTGAAAACAACAAAttgctattaaaatataaagcattatTATATAAGCAATGTATAAGACGTCAGCAAATTGCATCTGATTTGAACTAATGTGGTTTCCCTGATGGCAGGAATGgagaaaactaaataataaagAGACTGAAATTGATGGCCAGAGGCTGTGATTATTTAAAATGAGCTGCAGTGTTGTCAGTGAGAGGACTCTGGCTTTGCAAAACAGGGCCCCCATTCTtccctgatttttcttctttgtgtctgTGAATTGTCTGCAATTTTggtctttaaagagataataCTAGATCACCTTGTCAGATGAGAAGAAAAGAGCAGTTATTTGTCCTCTGAGTGGATTTTGTTCATGTTTAAAGATTTTAACGAAATCCATTTTAGACAACACCATCATCTAGCTGAAAAAATAAGGGAGATGGAGTAATTTTTGATGGTGACTGTGGTTAAGGTTGGCAACTTAATCACCCTTATTacctttaaaaatctattcttgCTGATGGTTTTGCTAGAATAAAGAAGGCTTTTTACATTTAGATGGTATCAGCCTCTATATTCATAGCTGAGTATTTAATTTGGTGAACTAGGAGAATGTGCAAAATGCAGTGCAAATTGTAGTTCTGTTGCCAAGAAGGAGAAAACCTGGACCTGCGTGGATTTATTCAGCTGGGGAGACAAGATGTGTCTGGTAGAAAAAGTGAGAATACAAGTTTGTAAGTGATTAGGAGTCTGGTAAGCAATACACAGGGCTTCACTAgtgtctcagaggtaaagaatcctcctgccaatggaggagacataagatacaCGGGTCCTATCCCtggtcaagatcccctggaggaggaaatagcaactcactgcagtattcttgcctgggaaatcgcatggacagaggaacctggcgagctacagttaatggggtcgaaaagagtctgaCTGACTtaatggggtcgaaaagagtctgactgacttagcaactaaacaacagcaacaaaattgaTACACATGAATGGCCCCAGGCAGAATTCAAGCATGCAGCAGCTACAGTGGCCATGCTTTTTGGAGGTGGAAAGGGACTCTGAACGATGAATGACATTAGAATTGATCAACtcccaaattaatttttttacatttattctttttagtaCTCTCGGTATTGTTGTCGTAATGCGAAATGATGCAGCTTTTGTTTTAACTGGTGCCCagtaagaattaaatattttcttataatgaCAGTGTGTTACATTTTTTATAAGCACttgaatatttttgtaaaaactatagggaaaaaaacaaagctttcatgactttcattttccagacaagaaattTAAGACTCGTCTATATCCACAAAACGAGTAGGTGGCAGAGATTAAAACAACACACAGCTTTGATAAAGGACAAGCATGTCCTTTGCACTGTGTAAAGTAGTTCAGATCTAAAGTGATTAACAGTctgggatttaatttttttattttttaatttttttttcagtctgggATTTTAAAACATTGCATGCAGTGAGTGGAAAGGCCAGACAAGGATGGGGCCGTGGGGCCTCTGTACAGTGGGATGTTTATTAactgtttcataaatatttgtgaaggtttaaatgtttttgtagttctttgaTACTGGATTTGGAGTTTTGCATTTTGTCACTTAAAATTGGAATATGACAAAAACAGGGCAAGAGTGTAGTAAAGGATACCAATTAATAAAATGATTCTAATTATTGTTTTTCAGCCTtttaagttgtgttcgactctctgccaccccatggactgcagcttgccagacttccctgtccttcactatctcccattggcttccttggtgtcttagaccataaagaatctgcctgcaatgcaggagacctgggttcaatccctaggttgggaagatgccctggaggagggcatggctacctattccagtattcttgcctggagaattccatggacagaggagactggtgggctacagttcatgggttcacaaagagttggacatgactgagtgactaacactttcaccttctcccagagtttgctgaaattcatgtccattgagtcgatgatgctatctaaccaatctcatcctctgccgaccccttctcctcctgccttcagtctttcccagcatcaaggtctttttccaatgagtcagctcttcaaatcaggtggccaaagtattggagcttcagcttcagcatcagtccttccaatgaatactcagggttggttttctttagCATTGATTGGTTTAATCCTAATGCAGTCTTTCATATATCCAATAAAACATTATTCATTACATACTTATTGTGTGCCAGACACTTGTTTCAGGCTTTAGGATATAGAGATGACTAAAAAATGATTTCTCTAATGGAggagacaaaaaagatcttgtaAATGGCTAGGTCTGACTTAGAATGAATCCTTCAACAGAGTTGAGTAGGAAAGGGTTGAGAACCCAGAGGGAGGAACAGTGAATTCTGTCTGGGGTCTCCTCTGAGTGAGATTcccttttctgttatggtttatcacagggtgttgaatatagttctctgtgctatatagctgggccttgttgtttatccgttcTGTATATAATAACTTACATCTGTTAACCTCAACCTCCCACTCGATTCATCCCTCAGCTACCCCTCCCCCCCTTGGCAAtcactagtctgttctctgtgtttgtttcAGTATCttagattcatttgtgtcatattttagatgctGCATAATAAGTGACATCATACGCATTTGTCTATctctgacttatgtcacttagtataataatctctaggttatccatgttgctgcaaatgacattatttcattctttttcatggctgagtaatattccatcatgtatatggaCCCCCACCTTCTTTatacatttctctgttgatggacacttaggttgcttccgtgtcttctCAACAGGTTCTGTTTTAACACACCATAGGAACTGAATGGGCCTGTGGATTTTTATTTGACCAGCACACAATATTAAATACCAACAGACTACCAAACAAATCTactgaaacaatagaaacagtgacagactttattttcttgggctccaaaatcaccgcagatggtgactgcagctatgaaattaaaagacgctggctccttggaagaaaagttatgaccatcctagacagcatattaaaaagcagagacattaccttactGACCAAGGTCCATTTGGTtttttagtcaaagctatggtttttccagtagtcatatatggatgttagagttggactataaagaaaactgagccctgaagaattggtgcttttgaactgaggtgttggagaagactcttgagagtcccttggactgcaaggagatccaaccagtccatcctaaagaaaatcagtcctgaatattcattggaaggactgatgctgaagctgaagctccaatactttggccacctgatgtgaagaactgactcactttaaaagaccctgatgctgggaaagattgaaggtgggaggagaaggggatgacagagtatgagatggttggatggcatcaccaactcaatggacttgagtttgagcaaactctgggagttggtggtggacaggaaagcctggcatgctacagtccatggggtggcaaagagtcagacacgactgaaagactggactgaactgaactgaactaaatagaTCTACATCCTCTGCCATCATGCCTTCAAAAAAGAAAGCATCCTGCAGGGCCAAAGCAACAGAGTAGTCTTGCCACACATGCAATTTCAGCTGAGAAAATGGAGCTCTGAGAAGTGTGCACCAGATTCTTATTGTGGTTACTGATTCTAACTAATTTTTACAtgttataaatatgttaaaaaatagaattttgttttatctCTTTAATGTGTACAGCACTAGGACAAGTTCAGCAGAGCCATCCCTGGTTTGACATCCTCAGCGGCTGATTTCTAGGTATTGCCTTGATTTCCTCTGCAGACGGGGAACTCACTACCCTTTTCCTTCTCAGGTACTGGCACAGCACGGCCACCTATGCCATAGCCACCGAGGTGAGTGGGGGCCTCCAGCACctgccccctgtccatcaccctaTATACCAGTGGCCCAGGGACCTGCTCAAACCCGACCTGGT
Protein-coding sequences here:
- the CMPK2 gene encoding UMP-CMP kinase 2, mitochondrial; translated protein: MAFGRHPRARRLLARLSSRRRGACALAMEPPRCFALELPGCTLAHFAVGEQAPGARPDPRVAALLGPPGRSYSLSVPGTGGAGARVRAARLHQHLRQQLRRGPFQRCELRRLLGYRPDGGAGALQHGFLLRDPRDSPDTRQALLALLDACPEAPRPRLAEFSGDPLCQLWRRPWERRDGRGWRQLGGERVGPAPEPKLHPVVPDLPSAGVFPHREAARAVLEACTSFIPEAQAVLDLVDQCPEQVQKGRFPVIVIEGLDATGKTTVTQSVSDSLKAVLLKSPPSCISQWRKTFDDEPTIIRRAFYSLGNYIVASEIAKESTKSPVIVDRYWHSTATYAIATEVSGGLQHLPPVHHPIYQWPRDLLKPDLVLLLTVSPEERMQRIEGRGMEKTREEAELETDSIFRQKVEVCYQRMENPGCHVVDASPSREKVLQMVLSVIQNNCN